GGGAGTGGGTCGGGTGGTAGAATGGCCCTGGTCACCGCTCCTGTTAATAAAGAGATGATATCCGGAGTTAAGCCCGGGTTCATCGGTCACACGGAATATCTCAGGGACCGGCATGAAGTGGATTTTGTCACGATGGTGCTTGTCGGGGAAAAACTGCGGGTCGTGCCGGTCACGCGGCATATACCGCTCAAGGATGTGTCGCGGGAGCTGACAGGGGATCTGCTGATGAGGACATTGATGCAGGTCGTGGACGCGCGTGTCGTTATATGCGGCAGGAATGAGGCGAGGATAGGTGTTTCGGCGTTGAACCCGCATGGCGGTGAGGGTGGTAAGATCGGAAAGGAAGATATTAGTGTTATCAAGCCTACGATCGACCGGGCCCGGGCGGTCTATCCGCATATTGTCGGGCCCATCCCGGCGGATGTCATTTTCCATAAAGCGTTCAATGGCGGCCTGGATATAGTCATGGCGATGTATCATGACCAGGGGCTGGCCCCGTTCAAGATGGTGGAATTCGAAACGGGTGTCAACATGACCATTGGGCTTCCGTATGTTCGTACCAGCCCGGACCATGGGACCGCTTTTGATATAGCCGGAAAGAACATCGCTTCATCCGTTTCCTTCAAGCAGGCGATAAAATGCGCGGTCAAGGCCGTAAGGCAGGCCGTTTGACATTGCTTTTCCGGGAACCGATCCGTATCATATGAACCTAAAAGAACTCAAAAAACTATGGGAAGAAGCGGGGTTCGGGCCGCTTAAAAGTCTTGGGCAGAACTTTCTGGTCGACAACAACGTGAAAGAAAAGATAATCAGCCTATTGCCTTATTCCGGGGAGGATACGGTAGTGGAGATCGGACCCGGGTTCGGGAGCATGACATTCTCCCTCGCGAGATCATGCCGCAGGCTGGTAGCTGTTGAAAAGGATGCCAGGATATGCGGGCTTATGGCCCCCATGTTCCGGGAGGTGGGGAACATAGACCTGGTCAGCCGGGATATCCTTAAGACCGATATAGCGGAGATAGCTTCAGGAGGGAAGGTACATGTCTATGGTAACATACCTTATTACATATCTTCGCCGATCATAGAGCATCTGATCTCTAACCGTGATCATATCAAGCGGATATACCTGATGGTGCAGGAAGAATTCGCTGATCGGATAGTGGCACCACCGGGGTCCAGGACGTATGGGTCGTTGAGCTGTTTCGTGCAGTTCTATACAAAGCCCGCGAAGGTCATGAGGATAAGCCGGAATTGTTTCTCTCCCCGCCCGAAGGTGGATTCAGCTCTTCTGGAAATGGACATCCCCGCGTCCCCCCGGGTCGGGACCAAGGATGAGACAACGATGTTCTGCCTGATAAGAAAGGCCTTTTCCCAGAGAAGAAAAAAGATGATAAACCCGTTATCGGGATGGAAAGAAGCCGGGTTGAGCCGTGTGGAGTGGGAAAATATATTCCATGAATGCGGGATCGACCCGGGAAACAGAGCGGAACACCTATCTCTGGAAGAGTTTGCCCGGATCTCCGATAAGTTGGTCGATATTCGCGGGAGCATGGGACGGGAACAGGTGAATTGACAATTTAATATTATTATGATACCTTAGGGGCATTATGGATAGACCTTCAGAAAAGAATAACAAGATCACCGCGGATGACGTGCGTTATGTGGCGCAACTGGGCCGGCTGAGCCTGGACGAGAACGAGGTTTCATGCTTCCAGGGCGACCTTTCCCGTATCCTTGGATATATTGAACAGCTTAATGAAGTTGACGTGAATAACGTAAACCCTACTACACATGTCCTGCCGTCGATGAAGAACGTTTTCAGGGAAGATGAGGAAAGACCTTCCATACCTGTATCCCAGGCCTTGCAGAACGCGCCGGACAGGAAAGGTTCGTTTTTCCGTGTGCCCAGGGTCATAAAGGAATCATAGGTCACAGTATGGTAAATGCGTTCAGGGATATCTCAGGGTTCAAAGAATGGCTTTCAGCCCGCGGAGGGAAACCCGGTGAAGCGACCGGGGATATGATCGCGGGTATCGAGGCGGTTGACCGTGAAATAAGCGCTTTTATCCGGGTAGATAAGGACGCTATCATCGCTCGGGCGGAAGAGCTGGAAAGATCCGGCCCAGCCGGCGATCTATACGCCGTACCGGTGGCTATCAAGAACAATATTTGTATAAAGAACAGTCTTACCACCTGTGCTTCCAGGATACTAGAGGATTTTCGACCACCTTATAACGCGACCGTCATAGAAAAACTGCTTGCGGAAGGCGCTATCCCCGTGGCCGGCGCCAATATGGACGAATTCGCTTTCGGTTCTTCCTGTGAGACCTCCTATTTCGGTCCGACCAGGAATCCCTGGGATACCGAGCGTATCCCGGGTGGGTCCAGTGGCGGGTCCGCCGCGGCTGTCGCGGGGGGCGCGGTAGTGGCCGCTCTGGGGTCCGATACAGGCGGTTCGATCAGGCAGCCCGCGGCTATGTGCGGCGTGGTCGGGATGAAACCGACTTACGGACGGGTCTCGCGTTATGGTCTTATAGCGTTCGCGTCAAGCCTGGACCAGATAGGGCCGATAACGCGCAGCGTAAAGGATTGCGCGCTTATGCTTAGGGCGATATCGGGGTATGATCCGCTGGACTCGACCTCGGTCAATGTCGAGGTGCCGGACTATGTCAAAAGCGTGGAAAGTCCCGTGAAGGGATTGAGAATAGGCATTCCCGAGGAGTATTTCCCGGAAGGGATCGACCCGGATGTAAAAAGGCGTATCGATGAGGCCGTGGATATATTCCGTTC
This window of the Candidatus Omnitrophota bacterium genome carries:
- the pdxA gene encoding 4-hydroxythreonine-4-phosphate dehydrogenase PdxA; the protein is MRISHTNRPLVVVTMGDPAGIGPEVIAGALSDPDVRGLADLIVVGDARVMLAAFESRGLPQPKVHDKQGSGSTVDLSDGRVLLMDPGIPLDNAEPGKPTREGAQKTLDCLDLASDIMKEGSGSGGRMALVTAPVNKEMISGVKPGFIGHTEYLRDRHEVDFVTMVLVGEKLRVVPVTRHIPLKDVSRELTGDLLMRTLMQVVDARVVICGRNEARIGVSALNPHGGEGGKIGKEDISVIKPTIDRARAVYPHIVGPIPADVIFHKAFNGGLDIVMAMYHDQGLAPFKMVEFETGVNMTIGLPYVRTSPDHGTAFDIAGKNIASSVSFKQAIKCAVKAVRQAV
- the gatC gene encoding Asp-tRNA(Asn)/Glu-tRNA(Gln) amidotransferase subunit GatC encodes the protein MDRPSEKNNKITADDVRYVAQLGRLSLDENEVSCFQGDLSRILGYIEQLNEVDVNNVNPTTHVLPSMKNVFREDEERPSIPVSQALQNAPDRKGSFFRVPRVIKES
- the rsmA gene encoding 16S rRNA (adenine(1518)-N(6)/adenine(1519)-N(6))-dimethyltransferase RsmA, whose amino-acid sequence is MNLKELKKLWEEAGFGPLKSLGQNFLVDNNVKEKIISLLPYSGEDTVVEIGPGFGSMTFSLARSCRRLVAVEKDARICGLMAPMFREVGNIDLVSRDILKTDIAEIASGGKVHVYGNIPYYISSPIIEHLISNRDHIKRIYLMVQEEFADRIVAPPGSRTYGSLSCFVQFYTKPAKVMRISRNCFSPRPKVDSALLEMDIPASPRVGTKDETTMFCLIRKAFSQRRKKMINPLSGWKEAGLSRVEWENIFHECGIDPGNRAEHLSLEEFARISDKLVDIRGSMGREQVN